The Deinococcus sonorensis KR-87 genome includes a window with the following:
- a CDS encoding CHAT domain-containing protein: MTRMWRGVRARGGAAALALLLWAGSAVRPVAAQGSADVPSDVLQAAQAVAAYQQSDFPSALKAFQAAYAARAARLGAESVETLQLLTWIGWTDEQLGQPAEALQAFQQEQAVLERVIGAASLDSALLVAYIGVAQRDLGQLDAADAAFRQALERLDRLVPQGTENTAWVLQQRGRLAVQRSDDAVALPLLQRSLSVYRAALGLDAPELAPLDEDLANVFARARRFSEALPLYAAALAGYQRSYGPDHPFAARIYAALAQTYRQSSVSDFGKSLAYDRLYIGAFLANQQAAFQTLDTDGKVRYNQQLRSELEHYFETVFIDRMADEAGSRPLIEDAFSTWLTYKGSAFALENGLSALLGRADPQLRAQVERYLALRRELAAVSTVQPLSAAEATASLTRVAGLRTELSALEAQLSGQLGRFQDLLLPGRIEAQDLQAVLQPGEVYLDYVWSDNNLFAYAYRWDGRLDVQWLPVAGRLAPQFEALRRGAEGGASLAALQPQTTFFYDQLLRPLEASLAGAHALVVSPDGPLNFLPFELLSDGHQALLERFVIRYVPSGRDLLRLRRAADTVPLSPPAVFGNPAFADEAAPESAASRGVDPPPATGVPGPRAALPTLARLLRGTVFPALPGTETEARTVARLLGTTTRTYLGQAASSAHLFELRSPSVLHVGTHGFFLGTDQQRRQLPNPLLRVGLALEGAQQTVNGRPGDGLLSGLQLAGLSLDGTQLVVLSACETALGDAVAGEGVAGLNQAFLTAGARRIILSQWRVPDAETGQLMAGFYRRYTGGSEPAEALRQAKLDLMRQGLPPRDWAAFLLSGR, from the coding sequence ATGACCAGGATGTGGCGCGGCGTGCGGGCGCGCGGCGGGGCAGCGGCCCTGGCGCTGCTGCTGTGGGCCGGCAGCGCGGTGCGCCCGGTCGCCGCACAGGGCAGCGCGGACGTGCCTTCGGACGTGCTGCAGGCGGCGCAAGCGGTCGCCGCGTACCAGCAGAGCGACTTCCCGTCGGCGTTAAAGGCGTTCCAGGCCGCGTACGCCGCGCGGGCCGCGCGCCTGGGCGCCGAGTCTGTGGAGACGCTGCAGTTGCTCACCTGGATCGGCTGGACCGACGAGCAGCTGGGTCAGCCGGCCGAGGCGCTGCAGGCGTTTCAGCAGGAGCAGGCGGTGCTGGAGCGCGTGATCGGCGCGGCGTCGCTCGACAGCGCCCTGCTGGTCGCGTACATCGGCGTGGCGCAGCGCGACCTGGGCCAGCTGGACGCGGCCGACGCGGCGTTCCGGCAGGCGCTGGAGCGGCTGGACCGGCTGGTGCCGCAGGGCACCGAGAACACCGCCTGGGTGCTGCAGCAGCGCGGTCGCCTGGCGGTGCAGCGCTCGGACGACGCGGTGGCCCTGCCGCTGCTGCAGCGCAGCCTGAGCGTGTACCGGGCGGCCCTGGGACTGGACGCGCCGGAACTGGCCCCGCTCGACGAGGACCTGGCGAACGTCTTCGCGCGGGCCCGGCGCTTCAGCGAGGCGCTGCCACTGTACGCGGCGGCGCTGGCCGGGTACCAGCGCAGCTACGGGCCAGACCATCCGTTCGCAGCGCGCATCTACGCCGCCCTGGCCCAGACGTACCGCCAGTCCAGCGTCAGCGACTTCGGGAAGTCACTGGCCTATGACCGCTTATACATTGGGGCCTTTCTGGCCAACCAGCAGGCGGCCTTCCAGACGCTCGACACCGACGGCAAGGTCCGCTACAACCAGCAGCTCCGCAGCGAGCTGGAGCACTACTTCGAGACGGTGTTCATCGACCGGATGGCGGATGAGGCCGGCAGCCGGCCGCTGATCGAGGACGCCTTCAGCACCTGGCTCACGTACAAGGGGTCGGCCTTCGCGCTGGAGAACGGGCTGTCGGCGCTGCTGGGCCGGGCCGACCCCCAGTTGCGCGCGCAGGTCGAGCGGTACCTGGCGCTGCGCCGGGAGCTGGCGGCCGTGTCCACGGTGCAGCCGCTCAGTGCGGCAGAGGCGACCGCGAGCCTGACACGGGTGGCCGGGCTGCGCACCGAACTCTCCGCGCTGGAGGCACAGCTGTCGGGGCAGCTGGGCCGCTTTCAGGACCTGCTGCTGCCGGGCAGGATCGAGGCACAGGACCTGCAGGCGGTGCTGCAGCCGGGCGAGGTGTACCTGGATTACGTGTGGTCCGACAACAACCTCTTTGCCTACGCTTACCGCTGGGACGGCCGGTTGGACGTGCAGTGGCTGCCAGTCGCGGGGCGGCTGGCCCCGCAGTTTGAGGCCCTGCGGCGCGGTGCGGAGGGCGGCGCCTCCCTGGCGGCGCTGCAGCCGCAGACCACCTTCTTCTACGACCAGTTGCTGCGGCCGCTGGAAGCGTCGCTCGCCGGCGCCCACGCGCTGGTCGTGTCGCCGGACGGCCCACTGAACTTCCTGCCGTTCGAACTGCTCTCGGACGGCCACCAGGCGCTTCTGGAACGCTTCGTGATCCGCTACGTCCCGAGTGGCCGCGACCTGCTGCGCCTGCGCCGGGCCGCCGACACCGTGCCGCTCAGTCCGCCGGCGGTGTTCGGCAATCCGGCCTTCGCGGACGAGGCGGCGCCGGAGTCGGCGGCCTCCAGGGGCGTGGACCCGCCGCCCGCCACCGGGGTGCCGGGGCCACGGGCCGCGCTGCCCACCCTGGCGCGGCTGCTGCGCGGCACGGTCTTCCCAGCGCTGCCGGGCACGGAGACTGAGGCCAGAACGGTGGCCCGGTTGCTGGGCACCACCACCCGAACCTACCTGGGCCAGGCCGCCAGCAGCGCCCACCTGTTCGAACTGCGCTCGCCGTCGGTGCTGCACGTGGGCACCCACGGCTTCTTTCTTGGCACGGACCAGCAGCGCCGTCAGCTGCCCAATCCGCTGCTGCGGGTGGGCCTGGCCCTGGAGGGCGCGCAGCAGACCGTCAACGGCCGTCCGGGTGATGGCCTGCTCTCAGGGCTGCAGCTGGCGGGTCTGTCGCTGGACGGCACCCAGCTGGTGGTGCTGTCCGCCTGCGAGACCGCGCTGGGCGACGCGGTGGCGGGGGAGGGGGTGGCCGGGCTCAACCAGGCGTTCCTGACCGCCGGGGCCCGGCGGATCATCCTCAGTCAGTGGCGGGTGCCGGACGCCGAGACCGGGCAGCTGATGGCCGGCTTCTACCGCCGCTACACCGGCGGCAGCGAACCGGCTGAGGCGCTGCGGCAGGCGAAGTTGGACCTGATGCGCCAGGGCCTCCCGCCGCGCGACTGGGCCGCGTTCCTGCTGAGCGGACGGTGA
- a CDS encoding CHASE2 domain-containing protein, whose product MLRESGLAVLVFLLLSWAATEGRLGWFSDTLADAQDKAYDVLAGFEYQFASPVAPPPGTPRVVFVDIDQATVNTYNPGPYLFHRGLLARLVERLGAAQPRALYLDLNLSVASQEPDLQRTGAARFPRSAGDQALLRVLTTPRRFPVLLSQPQLFGEPVRALPGSLCWVRPDVITDRGDTVRRIPRRVPPGPSPAAEALALAATPQGFHCQASQAEPLAAPPSNVYRSELYGEPVLFHRVPSADSADYGWPGLSVVRAGDLLDADPVQLEPGAVVVVGRTDRASQDQHASAVGQLPGITLHLDALMTLLTYHHTLQPVPPLLAALAAFLAMLVAMLAAPLLSGLLARALQRLGLPRGWSVAFEHPLMWALLFLTAFLAYRSLGRFLDYALPILSLELSRLALHRQTGKLVTKTLKLAKLL is encoded by the coding sequence GTGCTGCGCGAAAGCGGCCTGGCGGTGCTGGTGTTCTTGTTGCTGTCCTGGGCCGCCACCGAGGGCCGGCTCGGGTGGTTCTCCGACACCCTGGCCGACGCGCAGGACAAGGCGTACGACGTGCTGGCCGGCTTCGAGTACCAGTTCGCGAGTCCGGTGGCTCCGCCGCCTGGCACCCCGAGGGTGGTGTTCGTGGACATCGACCAGGCCACGGTGAACACCTACAACCCCGGCCCGTACCTGTTTCACCGCGGCCTGCTGGCCCGCCTGGTGGAGCGGCTCGGCGCCGCGCAGCCGCGGGCCCTCTACCTGGACCTGAACCTCAGCGTGGCCAGCCAGGAACCGGACCTCCAGCGCACCGGCGCTGCACGTTTTCCCCGCTCGGCCGGGGATCAGGCGCTCCTGCGGGTGCTCACCACCCCCCGGCGCTTTCCGGTGCTGCTGTCGCAGCCGCAGCTGTTCGGCGAGCCGGTGCGCGCGCTGCCGGGGTCGCTGTGCTGGGTGCGGCCGGACGTGATCACCGACCGCGGCGACACGGTGCGCCGGATTCCCCGCCGCGTGCCGCCGGGCCCCTCCCCGGCCGCCGAGGCGCTGGCGCTGGCCGCCACGCCGCAGGGCTTCCACTGCCAGGCGTCACAGGCAGAGCCGCTCGCGGCGCCGCCCAGCAACGTGTACCGCTCGGAGCTGTACGGCGAACCGGTCCTCTTTCACCGCGTGCCATCCGCCGACAGCGCCGACTACGGCTGGCCGGGCCTGAGCGTGGTGCGGGCCGGTGACCTGCTGGACGCCGATCCGGTGCAGCTGGAACCGGGCGCGGTGGTGGTGGTGGGCCGCACCGACCGCGCCAGCCAGGACCAGCACGCCAGCGCCGTGGGCCAGCTGCCGGGCATCACGCTGCACCTCGACGCGCTGATGACCCTGCTCACCTACCACCACACCCTCCAGCCGGTGCCGCCGCTGCTCGCGGCGCTGGCGGCGTTCCTGGCGATGCTGGTGGCGATGCTCGCCGCGCCGCTCCTCAGCGGCCTGCTGGCCCGCGCGCTGCAGCGCCTGGGCCTGCCGCGCGGCTGGAGCGTGGCGTTCGAGCACCCGCTGATGTGGGCGCTGCTGTTCCTGACCGCCTTTCTCGCGTACCGCTCCCTGGGGCGGTTCCTGGATTACGCCCTGCCGATCCTGAGCCTGGAACTCAGCCGGCTGGCGCTTCACCGCCAGACCGGGAAACTCGTGACCAAAACCCTCAAACTGGCGAAGCTGCTGTGA
- a CDS encoding GNAT family N-acetyltransferase, which produces MTDTTKASARTSHGAVKIAPMTGTADERAFYDLNAEWITAHFEMEPSDVQILNHPHREVIEPGGQVYLAHREGRPVGCVALMAYGPGVYKVAKMAVSPDHRGQGTGRQLMVHAMEQARRLGAQTLYLASSSRLVPAIALYTSLGFQRLSAEKWPFARFARADVFMCLTLGSQEAGVSDAT; this is translated from the coding sequence ATGACCGACACCACCAAAGCTTCGGCCAGGACCAGCCACGGGGCCGTAAAGATCGCGCCGATGACGGGGACCGCGGATGAACGCGCCTTCTATGACCTGAATGCCGAGTGGATCACAGCGCACTTCGAGATGGAACCGAGTGACGTGCAGATCCTGAATCACCCCCACCGAGAGGTGATTGAGCCAGGGGGGCAGGTGTACCTCGCGCATCGGGAGGGCAGACCGGTGGGATGTGTGGCCCTGATGGCGTATGGCCCTGGCGTCTACAAGGTCGCGAAAATGGCCGTCTCCCCGGACCACCGGGGCCAGGGCACCGGACGACAGCTCATGGTTCATGCCATGGAGCAGGCCCGGCGGCTTGGCGCCCAGACGCTGTATCTGGCCAGCAGCAGCCGTCTCGTTCCTGCGATCGCGCTGTACACCTCCCTGGGGTTTCAGCGTTTGAGCGCTGAGAAATGGCCGTTCGCGCGGTTCGCCCGTGCAGATGTTTTTATGTGCTTGACGTTGGGGTCGCAAGAAGCAGGCGTATCAGACGCCACTTGA
- a CDS encoding PLP-dependent aminotransferase family protein, protein MTQRKISPATLTHLLGRWPGRGAAYLNLARGIQQLILDGRLPLAAQLPSERALADALGLSRNTIKASYDVLRDDGFVQVRPGTRGVITLPPTASTPGVPLPPLTHPHLIDFAVAALPAPEGLIHQAFAHALTALPAYLPTHGYTPLGLPALREAVAARYAARGLPTSPDQIVVTFGAQHAFSLIVRTLTRPGDRVLVDQPTYPHALSTLRESACRVIPVALTPEGWDLPGFEAAARQTSPHLAYLIPDFHNPTGHLMPDGVRKQVMRVLRDTRSVIVIDETLAELALDVPPPVPFASHDRQAAVVSIGSMSKSFWGGLRLGWIRAPRDVAERLAAARSAMDLGTPVVEQLASAWLLQDPEQALQPRRDQLRQQRDVLATQLRDHFPEWTFRVPEGGLSLWVTLPQAVGPSVLAQAPRFGLRLTAGERFGQAGVFARQLRLPFARPADELQEGVSRLARLFRGGSAQETRAHTSQSAAHEDV, encoded by the coding sequence ATGACGCAGCGCAAGATTTCCCCGGCGACCTTGACGCACCTGCTCGGCCGCTGGCCTGGCCGGGGAGCGGCGTATCTCAACCTGGCGCGGGGAATCCAACAGCTGATCCTGGACGGCCGACTGCCACTCGCGGCGCAGCTTCCCAGCGAACGGGCGCTCGCCGATGCCCTCGGGCTCAGCCGGAACACCATCAAAGCGAGCTATGACGTGCTCCGGGACGACGGGTTCGTGCAGGTCCGGCCCGGCACACGCGGCGTCATCACGCTTCCCCCGACGGCCAGCACGCCGGGGGTCCCGTTGCCCCCACTCACCCACCCGCACCTGATCGATTTCGCGGTCGCGGCCCTGCCTGCCCCAGAAGGTCTGATCCACCAGGCGTTCGCGCACGCCCTGACCGCTCTGCCCGCCTATCTCCCCACCCACGGGTACACGCCCCTCGGGCTGCCCGCTCTGCGAGAGGCCGTCGCGGCGCGGTACGCCGCGCGCGGCCTGCCCACCTCTCCAGACCAGATCGTGGTCACCTTCGGGGCCCAGCACGCGTTCAGCCTGATCGTCCGCACCCTCACCCGGCCGGGGGACCGCGTCCTGGTCGACCAGCCCACGTACCCGCACGCGCTGAGCACCCTGAGGGAATCGGCCTGCCGGGTCATCCCCGTCGCCCTGACGCCCGAGGGCTGGGACCTGCCAGGCTTCGAAGCGGCCGCGCGCCAGACTTCACCGCACCTCGCGTACCTGATCCCCGACTTCCACAACCCCACCGGGCACCTGATGCCAGACGGCGTCCGGAAGCAGGTCATGCGCGTCCTGCGTGACACCCGCAGCGTGATCGTGATCGACGAAACCCTCGCCGAACTGGCCCTGGACGTCCCGCCCCCGGTGCCGTTCGCCAGCCATGATCGGCAGGCCGCAGTGGTGAGCATCGGCTCGATGAGCAAATCTTTCTGGGGTGGCCTGCGCCTCGGCTGGATCCGCGCCCCCCGTGATGTGGCCGAACGCCTGGCCGCCGCGCGCTCCGCGATGGACCTGGGAACCCCGGTGGTGGAACAGCTGGCCAGTGCCTGGCTGCTACAGGACCCGGAGCAGGCTCTTCAACCCCGACGGGACCAGCTCCGGCAGCAACGGGATGTGCTGGCCACGCAGTTGCGCGATCACTTTCCGGAGTGGACGTTCCGCGTCCCGGAAGGCGGCCTCTCGTTGTGGGTGACGCTGCCTCAGGCGGTCGGACCATCCGTGCTGGCCCAGGCGCCCCGCTTCGGCCTCCGCCTGACGGCTGGAGAACGGTTCGGCCAGGCGGGCGTGTTCGCGCGCCAGCTGCGTCTTCCTTTCGCACGCCCGGCCGATGAACTGCAGGAGGGCGTCTCTCGGCTTGCCCGGTTGTTCCGGGGTGGGAGCGCGCAGGAGACCAGAGCTCACACGTCACAGTCCGCGGCACACGAGGACGTGTGA
- a CDS encoding BTAD domain-containing putative transcriptional regulator: protein MCAWRLELLGAPTLWAGDGSSSRLERKPAALLAYLALETTASRERVASLLWPDSPERTARNNLVQALRKLQQRTGHPLVSGGAILSFDPDVNVDAVQARAAQREERFEQLLAFPAVLLDGYSYEDCPDFAEWLTYERERSREARLTALRLLAQDTELLGDWSGALRWAQQLREEDPLSEEAHVTLMRLCHLQGDRHRALEWYGKCERLLREELGVAPLASTRALMQRIRDTVPPAEAVVLPRHPPLDVTRPPQLLGRAAEWTQLCAAWAAGKLAFVSGPPGSGKSRLAMDLAAAHGPVLLLSSRPGDPVTPYATLTRAARTCLEHVPADTLPGWVRVEVSRLLPDVAPEGPPPAPMTSDADQTRFLQAHLTVLRAALEGGRALVLDDLQFSDAASLSALRHALSELSTAANGARAVAVFRTGELDAAALVDPLVREACAVHVPLPPLTDDAMRDLIASLNVPDLAALTEPLVRHAAGNPLFALETVRLMVQRGGPAPAGTLPIPPRMEELIRQRLAGLSGQALRVAQAAGVLQTALQVDVVADMLGAPFLDVMDHWQELEAAQIIAADRFAHDVLAETVRAATPAAYQGALNRAAARALEQHGADPARIARHWLDGQQPRRAAPFLMQAAQRAHERYLFRAAADLFASAAAAFGSDGADAEHFTAAVREAECLVALGDRDALVPRTDHLSAVARTHEQRALAAKAQTHRALAFGDLTLLEREAQAGLDHATASRQPLLEAELLESVAIAAFLQGRQPDAQESFERMRVIGEAHAHPKWTYVAHAGLGMVAEQQGRAADTLRHYRLAEQACLAGLTGPTATDPGDAAGAANKLGDALIIAGQVEAAEGAYLRARAHLRDIRGFDPPQVIAAYGLATCLHARGAYAAALDTLDHAFTAYGQSAASIARLLLLERARVLLSLGDPEGALALADAAIQHGDLPPNRRWDAHLVRSQALGAQGRPDEALQALDDATAAILGIRTPMMDVKLTQQRATLVPGPDRLPLLRRALDVARQYDLHGCAPALLTRLAQTRLEAGLPVDVPPAPDAPAQRVSRGELRLTRALVAQQRGDPEAARWLQAALGWVQDTLAAHVPADYQASFLHHAPGVPQILQLAGAELEAAVQRA from the coding sequence ATGTGTGCGTGGCGGCTGGAGCTGCTGGGTGCCCCCACCCTGTGGGCTGGGGACGGCTCCAGCAGCCGGCTGGAGCGAAAACCCGCCGCGCTGCTCGCGTACTTGGCGCTGGAGACGACCGCCTCGCGTGAGCGGGTGGCCAGCCTGCTGTGGCCGGACTCTCCGGAGCGCACCGCGCGCAACAATCTGGTGCAGGCGCTCCGCAAACTTCAGCAGCGCACCGGCCACCCCCTGGTCAGCGGCGGGGCCATTCTCTCGTTCGATCCTGACGTGAACGTGGACGCCGTCCAGGCGAGGGCGGCGCAACGCGAGGAGCGGTTCGAGCAGCTCCTCGCCTTCCCGGCGGTGCTGCTGGACGGGTACAGCTACGAGGACTGCCCGGACTTCGCCGAGTGGCTGACCTACGAACGCGAGCGGAGCCGCGAGGCGCGGCTGACCGCGCTGCGGCTGCTGGCGCAGGACACCGAGCTGCTGGGCGACTGGTCCGGCGCGCTGCGCTGGGCGCAGCAGCTGCGCGAAGAGGACCCGCTGTCCGAAGAGGCGCACGTGACGCTGATGCGCCTGTGTCACCTGCAGGGCGACCGGCACCGCGCCCTGGAGTGGTACGGGAAGTGCGAACGCCTGCTGCGCGAAGAGCTCGGCGTGGCGCCGCTCGCCAGCACCCGCGCGCTGATGCAGCGCATCCGAGACACCGTCCCCCCTGCGGAGGCGGTGGTGCTCCCCAGGCATCCCCCCCTCGACGTCACCCGCCCGCCACAGCTGCTCGGCCGCGCGGCCGAATGGACCCAGCTGTGCGCGGCGTGGGCGGCGGGAAAGCTCGCCTTCGTCAGCGGCCCGCCCGGCAGCGGCAAGTCGCGGCTGGCGATGGACCTCGCCGCGGCGCACGGGCCGGTCCTGCTGCTGTCCTCGCGGCCCGGCGATCCCGTCACGCCCTACGCGACCCTCACGCGCGCCGCCCGCACCTGCCTGGAGCACGTCCCGGCCGACACGCTGCCCGGCTGGGTGCGGGTGGAGGTGTCGCGCCTGCTGCCGGACGTGGCGCCGGAGGGCCCGCCGCCCGCCCCGATGACCAGCGATGCGGACCAGACCCGCTTCCTGCAGGCCCACCTGACCGTGCTGCGCGCCGCGCTGGAGGGCGGCCGGGCGCTGGTCCTCGACGACCTGCAGTTCAGCGACGCGGCGTCGCTGAGCGCCCTGCGACACGCGCTCAGCGAGCTGTCGACCGCCGCGAACGGCGCGCGTGCCGTGGCGGTGTTCCGCACGGGCGAGCTCGATGCCGCGGCCCTGGTGGACCCGCTGGTCCGCGAGGCCTGCGCGGTGCACGTCCCGCTGCCGCCCCTCACGGACGACGCGATGCGCGACCTGATCGCCAGCCTGAACGTCCCGGACCTCGCGGCCCTCACCGAACCGCTCGTCCGGCACGCCGCCGGGAACCCGCTGTTCGCCCTGGAGACGGTGCGGCTGATGGTGCAGCGCGGCGGGCCGGCCCCGGCCGGGACCCTGCCGATCCCGCCGCGCATGGAGGAACTGATCCGCCAGCGCCTGGCGGGGCTGTCGGGACAAGCGCTGCGGGTGGCTCAGGCGGCGGGCGTGCTGCAGACCGCATTGCAGGTCGACGTCGTGGCCGACATGCTGGGCGCCCCCTTCCTCGATGTGATGGATCACTGGCAGGAACTGGAGGCCGCGCAGATCATCGCCGCCGACCGCTTCGCGCACGACGTGCTGGCCGAGACGGTCCGGGCCGCCACGCCCGCCGCGTACCAGGGGGCCCTGAACCGCGCGGCGGCCCGTGCCCTGGAGCAGCACGGCGCCGACCCAGCGCGCATCGCGCGGCACTGGCTGGACGGCCAGCAGCCGCGCCGCGCCGCGCCGTTCCTGATGCAGGCCGCCCAGCGCGCTCACGAACGCTACCTGTTCCGGGCCGCCGCCGACCTGTTCGCGTCCGCCGCCGCCGCCTTCGGATCGGACGGCGCGGACGCGGAGCACTTCACGGCCGCCGTCCGCGAGGCCGAGTGCCTGGTGGCGCTGGGGGACCGCGACGCCCTGGTGCCCCGCACCGATCACCTGAGTGCCGTCGCGAGGACGCACGAGCAGCGCGCGCTCGCCGCGAAGGCCCAGACGCACCGCGCCCTGGCGTTCGGCGACCTCACCCTGCTGGAACGCGAAGCACAGGCGGGCCTCGACCACGCCACCGCCAGCCGGCAGCCGCTGCTGGAAGCGGAGCTGCTCGAGTCGGTCGCGATCGCTGCGTTCCTGCAGGGCCGCCAGCCGGACGCGCAGGAGAGCTTTGAGCGCATGCGGGTGATCGGGGAGGCGCACGCCCACCCGAAGTGGACGTACGTCGCCCACGCCGGGCTCGGGATGGTGGCCGAGCAGCAGGGCCGCGCGGCCGACACCCTGCGCCACTACCGGCTGGCGGAGCAGGCCTGTCTGGCGGGGCTCACCGGGCCCACGGCAACGGACCCCGGAGACGCCGCCGGGGCGGCCAACAAGCTCGGGGACGCCCTGATCATCGCGGGCCAGGTCGAGGCCGCCGAGGGGGCCTACCTCCGCGCGAGGGCGCACCTGCGGGACATCCGTGGCTTCGACCCGCCCCAGGTGATCGCCGCGTACGGGCTCGCCACCTGCCTGCATGCCCGCGGCGCCTATGCCGCCGCGCTCGACACGCTCGACCACGCCTTCACGGCCTACGGGCAGAGTGCGGCGAGCATCGCCCGCCTGCTGCTGCTGGAGCGCGCGCGGGTGCTGCTGTCGCTCGGGGACCCGGAGGGCGCCCTCGCCCTGGCGGACGCGGCCATCCAGCACGGCGACCTGCCGCCGAACCGGCGCTGGGACGCCCACCTAGTGCGGTCGCAGGCCCTTGGCGCCCAGGGCCGGCCGGACGAGGCTCTGCAGGCCCTGGACGACGCCACCGCCGCCATCCTCGGCATAAGGACGCCCATGATGGATGTCAAGCTGACGCAGCAGCGCGCCACGCTAGTGCCGGGGCCGGATCGCCTCCCGCTGCTGCGCCGGGCCCTGGACGTCGCCCGCCAGTACGACCTGCACGGCTGTGCACCGGCCCTGCTCACCCGGCTGGCACAGACGCGGCTGGAAGCGGGCCTCCCGGTGGACGTGCCGCCCGCACCGGACGCCCCAGCGCAGCGCGTGTCGCGCGGCGAGCTGCGGCTCACCCGCGCGCTGGTGGCGCAGCAGCGCGGTGATCCCGAGGCTGCGCGCTGGCTGCAGGCGGCCCTCGGCTGGGTACAGGACACCCTGGCGGCCCACGTCCCAGCCGACTACCAGGCGTCCTTCCTGCACCATGCGCCGGGCGTGCCGCAGATCCTGCAGCTCGCGGGGGCCGAGCTGGAGGCGGCGGTGCAGCGGGCCTGA
- a CDS encoding carboxypeptidase-like regulatory domain-containing protein, with protein MRNVLVLATVALTLSACGGSSVGAGPSAGGGTPVPGPVGAAANTVAGQVLDERGAPVADARIIIEPAMFRGTFFAFTNAQGRYQSVPLNTQTAPYYATAFKEVTYNGRHYCVRMAPNSRSDAEAFNPANGAVRSFTWKMTGDTGEEGDAVWGGTVAFNNLINATEDQMVDWDATVEVKFVPDGPLIDGSTGKTVIKTGTLRGGVRDIPVGRYTVSAMLVDGPSKTPLKIATHDADALTTTETSLMFNGFDTCGHSGTFSSTPLWVSR; from the coding sequence ATGCGAAACGTACTGGTGTTGGCCACCGTGGCCCTGACGCTTTCGGCGTGTGGGGGGAGCAGCGTGGGAGCAGGACCGTCGGCGGGTGGAGGCACGCCGGTGCCGGGGCCGGTGGGCGCCGCCGCGAATACCGTGGCGGGTCAGGTGCTCGACGAGCGCGGCGCGCCGGTCGCGGACGCCCGGATCATCATTGAGCCCGCGATGTTCCGCGGCACCTTCTTCGCGTTCACGAACGCCCAGGGACGCTACCAGTCGGTGCCGCTCAACACCCAGACGGCGCCGTACTACGCCACCGCCTTCAAGGAAGTCACGTACAACGGTCGGCACTACTGCGTGCGCATGGCCCCCAACAGCCGCAGCGACGCGGAAGCGTTCAACCCGGCCAACGGCGCGGTGCGGAGCTTCACCTGGAAAATGACCGGCGACACCGGCGAAGAGGGCGACGCGGTCTGGGGCGGTACGGTCGCGTTCAACAACCTGATCAACGCCACCGAGGACCAGATGGTGGACTGGGATGCCACCGTGGAAGTGAAGTTCGTGCCGGATGGGCCGCTGATCGACGGCAGCACCGGGAAGACCGTCATCAAGACCGGCACCCTGCGCGGCGGGGTCCGGGACATCCCGGTCGGCCGCTACACCGTCTCGGCGATGCTGGTGGACGGCCCGTCGAAAACGCCGCTGAAGATCGCCACCCACGACGCGGATGCCCTGACGACCACTGAGACGTCCCTGATGTTCAACGGCTTTGACACCTGCGGTCATTCCGGTACCTTCAGCAGTACGCCGCTCTGGGTGTCACGGTAA